One Eurosta solidaginis isolate ZX-2024a chromosome 5, ASM4086904v1, whole genome shotgun sequence DNA segment encodes these proteins:
- the wnd gene encoding mitogen-activated protein kinase kinase kinase 13 isoform X2 produces the protein MKIKKKSFQLMTQTVFMFKFLHVSALFFNWSGINVFTYTYALTPHMMHPSSEQIYRSRQDLEKSTELSLSQNVLPLVRSHHGSAANIYQDQAEDFRRSMACIQDGLEQMRIGAGNLSYATDIDFRRPQVDNNVTDSSSDNTCQHRWTPTHGYRDKGFGVMTSLLGCMKPILSFMTKSGVIEIKDPKDYAWEIPFECITGLEWLGSGAQGAVFSGKLNNEIVAVKKVKELKETDIKHLRKLDHQNIIKFKGVCTQPPVYCIIMEFCPYGPLQNILKEEKIMLPSRLVSWSKQIAHGMQYLHSHKIIHRDLKSPNILIGQHEIVKISDFGTSKEWNEISTKMSFAGTVAWMAPEVIRNEPCSEKVDIWSYGVVLWEMLTCEIPYKDVDSSAIIWGVGNNSLKLPIPSSCPEGFKLLVNLCWHTKPRNRPSFGQILTHLEIAGPELLRKSDKVYFEAQQSWKEEVRSHLKEITQNGTSIHKYEQDLIRRRTAEWQHAQDIRLVYEDKLEKTNRLYLELSECMTQLQEKEKEIAMREKQLPGYKPTRRLGCTLRKIQNYRRRLNPPMVIPGNAQQKQQSSTPDPETTPESPLKAMLYAQVIGLNQTKSYCVTTQKPKKSRHRRVGSGSFAAAPKYSPNRDRRYQSEPENRRNVKLVDTETQTDAMDISETDISPNGCCAMRDISMALSPDVGLPSYEVLYGMERIQECQLALPQTALQCSTSQPLQLQQPQLLREQQQQTDVPSETAITTPMSLNGNSMTPSDVTLQDACSSPDQLEIDDVINSNERLDIPNYCSSNEHLERLGEKVIKFINENRLSIQTTTSLSNQGEPATRLQVDNGNEHVTASGGSSTLTHTQERKREGSMERTASRLSGSMRRKQQQQQQQQLALDKPVVTESQTQAHNNANVESNEDLFDDSWSDEEGEEDTDYNYSLRRRSIGRLPIGRGMRARRCYKIPITPKIPIHKRNVTVVSDEENTSEYSHSPSSQHSTLESNPDEVLKQMQATQKSDAMNATSTDSEGEEDISSSSSSDEAENAELERRTTITPSTQRPRREQRQQQQQKQNYITARARATNVLASTSCNIQPMHFLQKSSDVISIPTFEADGAVDMV, from the exons CATGGCCTGCATTCAAGATGGATTGGAACAAATGAGAATAGGTGCTGGAAACCTATCATACGCAACAGACATCGACTTCCGACGCCCACAAGTAGATAATAACGTAACAGACAGTAGTTCAGACAACACCTGCCAACATCGATGGACGCCCACGCATGGCTATCGCGACAAGGGTTTTGGAGTAATGACTAGCCTGCTGGGTTGTATGAAACCGATACTCTCCTTTATGACCAAAAGTGGTGTAATTGAAATAAAAGATCCAAAAGACTATGCATGGGAGATACCATTCGAATGTATTACCGGGTTGGAGTGGTTAGGTAGTGGAGCGCAAGGTGCAGTCTTCAGCGGAAAGTTAAATAATGAAATTGTAGCGGTAAAGAAGGTGAAAGAACTGAAAGAAACAGATATTAAGCATTTAAGAAAATTGGATCATCAAAATATAATTAAGTTCAA GGGCGTCTGCACGCAACCGCCCGTCTACTGTATAATTATGGAGTTTTGCCCTTATGGCCcactacaaaatattttaaaggaGGAGAAAATTATGCTGCCATCCCGGCTTGTCTCATGGTCGAAGCAAATAGCGCACGGCATGCAATATCTGCATTCGCATAAAATTATACATCGTGACTTGAAGAGTCCTAA CATATTAATCGGCCAACATGAAATTGTTAAGATCAGCGACTTTGGTACAAGCAAAGAATGGAATGAGATTAGCACGAAAATGAGTTTCGCTGGCACTGTGGCATGGATGGCACCAGAAGTGATACGCAACGAACCATGTTCCGAGAAGGTGGACATCTGGTCATACGGCGTTGTACTGTGGGAGATGCTTACCTGCGAAATACCCTACAAAGATGTCGATTCGTCTGCCATTATTTGGGGTGTAGGAAATAACTCATTAAAATTACCAATACCGTCCAGTTGCCCAGAAGGCTTCAAATTATTGGTTAATTTATGTTGGCATACCAAGCCGCGTAATCGTCCCTCATTTGGCCAAATATTAACGCATCTGGAAATTGCCGGTCCAGAGCTTTTGCGCAAAAGCGACAAAGTCTATTTTGAGGCGCAACAATCGTGGAAGGAGGAAGTGCGTTCGCATCTAAAAGAAATAACACAAAATGGCACTAGTATACATAAATACGAGCAGGATTTAATAAGACGACGCACAGCCGAGTGGCAGCATGCGCAAGATATACGGCTCGTATATGAAGATAAGTTGGAAAAGACAAATCGCCTGTATTTAGAATTAAGTGAATGCATGACGCAGCTGCAAGAGAAGGAAAAGGAGATTGCTAT GCGCGAAAAGCAACTGCCAGGTTATAAGCCTACTAGGCGTTTAGGCTGCACATTGCGTAAAATACAAAATTATCGTAGACGACTCAATCCACCTATGGTGATACCAGGAAATgctcaacaaaaacaacaatccTCAACACCGGATCCCGAAACGACGCCAGAG AGTCCCTTGAAGGCCATGTTGTATGCACAGGTAATTggcttaaatcaaactaaatcATATTGCGTTACAAcgcaaaaaccgaaaaagagtcGACATCGACGTGTAGGCTCGGGTAGTTTTGCTGCTGCGCCAAAATACAGTCCAAATCGGGACCGGCGCTACCAGAGTGAACCGGAAAATCGCAGGAATGTAAAATTAGTAGATACAGAAACTCAGACTGATGCCATGGATATTAGTGAGACAGATATTAGTCCAAATGGTTGTTGTGCTATGCGTGATATTTCTATGGCGCTTAGTCCCGACGTGGGTTTACCATCATACGAAGTATTATATGGCATGGAACGCATACAAGAATGTCAGTTAGCGTTGCCACAAACAGCATTACAATGCAGTACATCACAGCCATTAcaactacaacaaccacaactatTGCGGGAGCAACAACAGCAAACCGATGTGCCATCAGAGACTGCAATAACAACGCCAATGAGTTTGAATGGCAACTCTATGACACCGTCCGATGTAACATTGCAGGATGCATGCTCTAGTCCGGATCAGCTCGAGATCGATGATGTGATCAATAGCAACGAAAGGCTTGATATACCAAATTATTGTAGTTCCAACGAACACCTCGAGCGTCTGGGTGAGAAAGTGATAAAGTTTATCAACGAAAATCGTTTAAGCATACAAACAACAACGTCTTTGAGTAATCAAGGAGAGCCCGCAACACGATTGCAAGTTGATAACGGCAATGAGCATGTTACTGCAAGCGGAGGCAGCAGCACGTTAACCCATACACAGGAACGCAAACGTGAAGGATCGATGGAGCGCACGGCATCGAGATTGAGTGGAAGCATGCGacgaaagcaacaacaacaacaacaacagcaacttgcATTAGACAAGCCAGTGGTGACCGAGAGCCAGACACAGGCGCATAATAATGCAAATGTTGAATCTAATGAAGATCTCTTCGATGATAGCTGGTCGGATGAAGAGGGTGAAGAGGACACAGATTACAATTATAGTTTGCGGCGTAGAAG CATTGGACGTCTACCTATTGGACGTGGCATGCGCGCACGTCGCTGCTATAAAATACCAATCACACCGAAAATTCCCATTCATAAACGCAATGTGACCGTTGTCTCGGATGAGGAGAACACTTCCGAGTATAGTCATTCGCCATCTAGCCAACATTCAACGCTGGAAAGTAATCCTGATGAAGTACTCAAACAAATGCAAGCAACACAAAAAAGTGATGCCATGAATGCTACTAGCACTGACAGTGAGGGTGAGGAAGATATCTCATCGAGTAGCAGCAGTGACGAGGCGGAGAATGCGGAGCTTGAGCGTCGAACAACAATAACGCCGTCAACACAGCGACCAAGACGTGAGCAacgacaacagcaacaacaaaagcagaACTACATCACAGCAAGAGCGCGAGCAACAAATGTCTTGGCCTCAACGTCATGCAATATCCAGCCCATGCATTTTTTGCAGAAAAGCAGTGACGTCATTTCCATACCCACTTTCGAAGCGGATGGTGCGGTAGATATGGTTTAA
- the wnd gene encoding mitogen-activated protein kinase kinase kinase 13 isoform X3, whose amino-acid sequence MMHPSSEQIYRSRQDLEKSTELSLSQNVLPLVRSHHGSAANIYQDQAEDFRRSMACIQDGLEQMRIGAGNLSYATDIDFRRPQVDNNVTDSSSDNTCQHRWTPTHGYRDKGFGVMTSLLGCMKPILSFMTKSGVIEIKDPKDYAWEIPFECITGLEWLGSGAQGAVFSGKLNNEIVAVKKVKELKETDIKHLRKLDHQNIIKFKGVCTQPPVYCIIMEFCPYGPLQNILKEEKIMLPSRLVSWSKQIAHGMQYLHSHKIIHRDLKSPNILIGQHEIVKISDFGTSKEWNEISTKMSFAGTVAWMAPEVIRNEPCSEKVDIWSYGVVLWEMLTCEIPYKDVDSSAIIWGVGNNSLKLPIPSSCPEGFKLLVNLCWHTKPRNRPSFGQILTHLEIAGPELLRKSDKVYFEAQQSWKEEVRSHLKEITQNGTSIHKYEQDLIRRRTAEWQHAQDIRLVYEDKLEKTNRLYLELSECMTQLQEKEKEIAMREKQLPGYKPTRRLGCTLRKIQNYRRRLNPPMVIPGNAQQKQQSSTPDPETTPESPLKAMLYAQVIGLNQTKSYCVTTQKPKKSRHRRVGSGSFAAAPKYSPNRDRRYQSEPENRRNVKLVDTETQTDAMDISETDISPNGCCAMRDISMALSPDVGLPSYEVLYGMERIQECQLALPQTALQCSTSQPLQLQQPQLLREQQQQTDVPSETAITTPMSLNGNSMTPSDVTLQDACSSPDQLEIDDVINSNERLDIPNYCSSNEHLERLGEKVIKFINENRLSIQTTTSLSNQGEPATRLQVDNGNEHVTASGGSSTLTHTQERKREGSMERTASRLSGSMRRKQQQQQQQQLALDKPVVTESQTQAHNNANVESNEDLFDDSWSDEEGEEDTDYNYSLRRRSIGRLPIGRGMRARRCYKIPITPKIPIHKRNVTVVSDEENTSEYSHSPSSQHSTLESNPDEVLKQMQATQKSDAMNATSTDSEGEEDISSSSSSDEAENAELERRTTITPSTQRPRREQRQQQQQKQNYITARARATNVLASTSCNIQPMHFLQKSSDVISIPTFEADGAVDMV is encoded by the exons CATGGCCTGCATTCAAGATGGATTGGAACAAATGAGAATAGGTGCTGGAAACCTATCATACGCAACAGACATCGACTTCCGACGCCCACAAGTAGATAATAACGTAACAGACAGTAGTTCAGACAACACCTGCCAACATCGATGGACGCCCACGCATGGCTATCGCGACAAGGGTTTTGGAGTAATGACTAGCCTGCTGGGTTGTATGAAACCGATACTCTCCTTTATGACCAAAAGTGGTGTAATTGAAATAAAAGATCCAAAAGACTATGCATGGGAGATACCATTCGAATGTATTACCGGGTTGGAGTGGTTAGGTAGTGGAGCGCAAGGTGCAGTCTTCAGCGGAAAGTTAAATAATGAAATTGTAGCGGTAAAGAAGGTGAAAGAACTGAAAGAAACAGATATTAAGCATTTAAGAAAATTGGATCATCAAAATATAATTAAGTTCAA GGGCGTCTGCACGCAACCGCCCGTCTACTGTATAATTATGGAGTTTTGCCCTTATGGCCcactacaaaatattttaaaggaGGAGAAAATTATGCTGCCATCCCGGCTTGTCTCATGGTCGAAGCAAATAGCGCACGGCATGCAATATCTGCATTCGCATAAAATTATACATCGTGACTTGAAGAGTCCTAA CATATTAATCGGCCAACATGAAATTGTTAAGATCAGCGACTTTGGTACAAGCAAAGAATGGAATGAGATTAGCACGAAAATGAGTTTCGCTGGCACTGTGGCATGGATGGCACCAGAAGTGATACGCAACGAACCATGTTCCGAGAAGGTGGACATCTGGTCATACGGCGTTGTACTGTGGGAGATGCTTACCTGCGAAATACCCTACAAAGATGTCGATTCGTCTGCCATTATTTGGGGTGTAGGAAATAACTCATTAAAATTACCAATACCGTCCAGTTGCCCAGAAGGCTTCAAATTATTGGTTAATTTATGTTGGCATACCAAGCCGCGTAATCGTCCCTCATTTGGCCAAATATTAACGCATCTGGAAATTGCCGGTCCAGAGCTTTTGCGCAAAAGCGACAAAGTCTATTTTGAGGCGCAACAATCGTGGAAGGAGGAAGTGCGTTCGCATCTAAAAGAAATAACACAAAATGGCACTAGTATACATAAATACGAGCAGGATTTAATAAGACGACGCACAGCCGAGTGGCAGCATGCGCAAGATATACGGCTCGTATATGAAGATAAGTTGGAAAAGACAAATCGCCTGTATTTAGAATTAAGTGAATGCATGACGCAGCTGCAAGAGAAGGAAAAGGAGATTGCTAT GCGCGAAAAGCAACTGCCAGGTTATAAGCCTACTAGGCGTTTAGGCTGCACATTGCGTAAAATACAAAATTATCGTAGACGACTCAATCCACCTATGGTGATACCAGGAAATgctcaacaaaaacaacaatccTCAACACCGGATCCCGAAACGACGCCAGAG AGTCCCTTGAAGGCCATGTTGTATGCACAGGTAATTggcttaaatcaaactaaatcATATTGCGTTACAAcgcaaaaaccgaaaaagagtcGACATCGACGTGTAGGCTCGGGTAGTTTTGCTGCTGCGCCAAAATACAGTCCAAATCGGGACCGGCGCTACCAGAGTGAACCGGAAAATCGCAGGAATGTAAAATTAGTAGATACAGAAACTCAGACTGATGCCATGGATATTAGTGAGACAGATATTAGTCCAAATGGTTGTTGTGCTATGCGTGATATTTCTATGGCGCTTAGTCCCGACGTGGGTTTACCATCATACGAAGTATTATATGGCATGGAACGCATACAAGAATGTCAGTTAGCGTTGCCACAAACAGCATTACAATGCAGTACATCACAGCCATTAcaactacaacaaccacaactatTGCGGGAGCAACAACAGCAAACCGATGTGCCATCAGAGACTGCAATAACAACGCCAATGAGTTTGAATGGCAACTCTATGACACCGTCCGATGTAACATTGCAGGATGCATGCTCTAGTCCGGATCAGCTCGAGATCGATGATGTGATCAATAGCAACGAAAGGCTTGATATACCAAATTATTGTAGTTCCAACGAACACCTCGAGCGTCTGGGTGAGAAAGTGATAAAGTTTATCAACGAAAATCGTTTAAGCATACAAACAACAACGTCTTTGAGTAATCAAGGAGAGCCCGCAACACGATTGCAAGTTGATAACGGCAATGAGCATGTTACTGCAAGCGGAGGCAGCAGCACGTTAACCCATACACAGGAACGCAAACGTGAAGGATCGATGGAGCGCACGGCATCGAGATTGAGTGGAAGCATGCGacgaaagcaacaacaacaacaacaacagcaacttgcATTAGACAAGCCAGTGGTGACCGAGAGCCAGACACAGGCGCATAATAATGCAAATGTTGAATCTAATGAAGATCTCTTCGATGATAGCTGGTCGGATGAAGAGGGTGAAGAGGACACAGATTACAATTATAGTTTGCGGCGTAGAAG CATTGGACGTCTACCTATTGGACGTGGCATGCGCGCACGTCGCTGCTATAAAATACCAATCACACCGAAAATTCCCATTCATAAACGCAATGTGACCGTTGTCTCGGATGAGGAGAACACTTCCGAGTATAGTCATTCGCCATCTAGCCAACATTCAACGCTGGAAAGTAATCCTGATGAAGTACTCAAACAAATGCAAGCAACACAAAAAAGTGATGCCATGAATGCTACTAGCACTGACAGTGAGGGTGAGGAAGATATCTCATCGAGTAGCAGCAGTGACGAGGCGGAGAATGCGGAGCTTGAGCGTCGAACAACAATAACGCCGTCAACACAGCGACCAAGACGTGAGCAacgacaacagcaacaacaaaagcagaACTACATCACAGCAAGAGCGCGAGCAACAAATGTCTTGGCCTCAACGTCATGCAATATCCAGCCCATGCATTTTTTGCAGAAAAGCAGTGACGTCATTTCCATACCCACTTTCGAAGCGGATGGTGCGGTAGATATGGTTTAA